The DNA sequence atctgagcttcacttgaaactctgagatattattgcttcttgatttctttttatcctattttatttatttattttcttggggacaggcaacagtttaagtttggtgttgtgatgagtggatattttatatactttttgggggtaatttcatgtagtttttagtatgttttagttagtttttagtatatttttattattttttaggaaaaaatcatatttatggattttactatgagtttgtgtgtttttctgtaattttaggtattttctggctgaaattgagggagctgagcaaaaatctgattcaggctgaaaaatgattgctgatgttgttggattctgacctccctgcactcggattGAATTTTTTGGatctacaggagtccaattggcgcgctctcaattgggttggaaagtagacatccaaggctttccagcaatatataatagtatatactttgctcgaagataaatgacgtaaactggcatttaacgccagttctatgttccattctggcgtcaaacgccagaaataggttaccagttggagttaaacgcccaaaacaggtcACAACCTGATGTTTAACTCCAAAAATAGCCCAGGCAcatgagaagctcaagtctcagccccagcacacaccaagtgggccccagaagtagatttctacactatctatcttagtttactcattttctgtaaacctaggttactagtttagtatttaaacaacttttagagacttattttgtacctcatgacattttagatctgaaatttgtactttttgacggcatgagtctctaaactccattgttgggggtgaggagctctgcagcgtctcgatgaattaatgtaattatttctgttttctattcaaacatgcttgtttttctctaagatgttcattcgcacttcaatatgatgaatgtgatgatccgtgagattcatcactattctcaatctatgaacgcgtgcctgacaaccacctccgttctaccttcgattgaatgagtatctcttggattccttaatcagaatcttcgtggtataagctagaatccattggtagcattcttgagaatccggaaagtctaaactttgtctatggtattccgagtaggatttagggattgaatgactgtgatgagtttcaaactcacaagggttgggcgtagtgacagacgcaaaaggatcaatggatcctatttcagtatgagtgagaaccgacagatgattagccgtgcggtgacagcgcacttggaccattttcactgagaggacggatggtagccattgacaacggtgatccaccaacacacagcttgccataggaggaaccttgcgtgtgtgaaaaagaagacaggaagaaagcagagattcagaagacaaagcatctccaaaactccaacacattctccattactgcgtaacaaatactcatttcatgctctttcactttttacaactaaaactaaagaaccctattggtatcctgactaagaatagtaagataaccatagcttgcttcaagtcggcaatctccgtgggattgacccttacttacgtaaggtattacttggacgacccagtgcacttgttggttagttgtgcagaattacatagtgtaagtgtaattttcgtgcaccatggGGTTCCAAGCCAAGTTGGTTGAACATGATTCTACACCCTCAGGACTTCAAAAGACCTCTTGTCAATGTGTCTTCATCCAAGGACTCCTCCATGGTGACCATCTCTTATGCTTCATCTACAATCTCTGTCAGCATTACCTCTCCTTCAACACCTATCATTCCAACATTGTGTTGAGGAAAAGGAGTACTTTTTACACCTTTTTGGTTTTGTTCTCCATTTAGGAGTATCTTCCCTTCCTTCAATTGCCTATAAAACATCATCATCACCACATAACAGTCAGTCACTCCATGGCTCTTATTCCGGTGCACCTTGCAATATTTTGGGTCTCTCAGATCTTCAGGTATTGGTGGCTCTCTATCTATTCTGGGATTTAATGTTCCATCCTCAAACCACCCATTTACGACAACCATGGCCTGAGCTTTGGAGAGGGGCAGCGGGGGTGGAGGACTGCTCTTGTTAGCCCCCTAGAATAGGAAGGCCTTCTGCCTCTGCCATCAGCAGCACACACCTCTAGGGAAAAACTTCTTTAGATCTCCTTTCATTATGCTTTACTACCTCAGTTATGTCATATGCTCCCTTTAAGAGCTCAGAGAAAGTATTTGTGTTGCTCATAGAAAGATAAATTTATGATCCGTCTTCCACATTTCTAATACACCCGTATATCAATTGTGGCTCTGGGAGGGTGTCTATGCAAAGTAAAGCTTAATCTCTATATCTCTTGAAAAATGCTACCAATCCTTCTCCTTGTCTCTGTTTTACCCTTCCTAGGTCCATGATGTGCATAGAGGGATCCTCTTCTAGGAACTTGTTGCAGAACTCCATCACTAATTGCTCCCAGGTGTTGATGCTATTGGCTTTCAACTTGGCATACCACGTGAACGCCCTTCTTGTCAATGATACACGCCAACTCTCTACGAGTGATCGGGTGTTCTCGTCTTCCTCCGTATTCTCCAGATTCACGACTGGAGGTGGTGAAAGAGGTTCTATACCTCGTTTGATCCCTAGCCATCATTTCCGTGATCAAACTTTACATTTTTGTTTGGTTGTCTATCATATAGTTATACACATGAGCAGGGATGGTTACATGAGTGTGTGGACCAACGGTACCTCCAACGTGGGGTGTGAAGAAATTCACGTAGGCATGAGCTCCTTCTCCTCCTGCACCCAGATTCTGCTGCTCCATGTGTTCTTCTTTTTGGTTGTGCCCGTCCTCATCTTGAAGTGATCCCAAGATGAGATTGAGGTTCTGAGGGGTTATTGAATGTCGCCTAGGTGGTCGATTCTGCCCAGAACGAGTATTGCTAGGCTCAGCCATCACGTCGAAGTGTTCCTCCCTAGTGGAGTCACCAAGTGATTCGAGTGAGTTTTGTGAAAAATAGATTAAATGAAAAATGATTAAGATGAGAGATTCGGGGTAAGTAAACTTGTGagaaaaatacttttattaatagcAAATAAGCAATAATACAAGAactaatgatgaggaataaagGTGGAGAACAAGTGTTGAAACCTCCACAAATgtcagaagaggatgaatgaGCTTTGTTTAAAGTGGATAGGGGTTGATTAATTGCTGTTGGGTGTTCTGGTGGAACACCCGAATGCCAATTTCACTTGTGAAGTTGATGAAtaaaatgaagaacaatgaGAGAAAtttgagaagagaaaaagataaattttttggCTTCTAAGTTTCAAAGAAAAGTCCTTTAAAGAGGTGGCTTGATGTCCTTTTATAGTGTCAAACCATTTTGAGGAGGGAATCTATTGTCCAATGGTTATAGTGTGATGTTTGGCCTACTCCTTTTACCCCAAATATTTTTAGGTACTTCAAATCTTTTCAACTAGAAAGGGAAGAAGTTGATTTTCACAAGTTAAACTAAAGCTCATAACATGTGACATTAGTGAATGGACATTTAGTTTGGTTTTCTTCTAACTAGATGACACTCTTTACACTCCAAATTCAATCAATCCACTTTCACCAATTTAGTTCCcactaaaaaaaaattcaactctTCAACATATTCTTTTGGGTTCTATCCTTCTATTCAACACTTTTAAGAAGAACTTGACTCTTTTTTTACTATatctttaaattattttaaaaattatttatgtacaaaaaatttatatttttagtacacAATCACTCTTTCTGCACTAACTTTAGTTTCAAAAGAGTAAAGTGATGTCAATATAATACTATTCATTTATTTCTCTAATGCTATGTTTGTTTGAGtggaaaatggaaggaaagaaaatggAGGAAAGAAAATGGGAAGGAAAATGATTATTTTTCATTGTTTGGTTGAAGAGGAAAATTGAGGAGAAAGAAAATGGATGGAAAAAAAACTGGTGGGGcccaccaattttttttctctccaacATTGGAAAGAAAATGGAGAGAAAACTAATGTTTCTCTCTCTACTTCCAATACTATCCCTTCActtttttcaatatatattataatataggggtaaaattgtctttttataacatttctttccttcttattttccTTCCAACTAAACACatctaaagaaaataaaaatctactcaatttattccctttcctttttttcctttctattttcttcctctctatttctttcctttcaacCAAACATTGCCTAAGAGTGTGCATGGAAGATTTATTTGCACAGTCCGTTATATTCCAAGCAAGCATATTCATGAAAAAACGAGAAAGCTTGATCAAATCATTTGTTTTTGGACTAGATATCAAAAAAGTACAAACTACGAAGTAAAAGACGTGTCGTAATAGACCTTTTCTTTTTTGGCGGAGTAATAGATCTCAAAAGAACCGGCACGACGAATGAATTGTTTGGGCTTAGGCTTGGCCCTTGTGTCCTTTCTGGGCTTCTGACGCTCATATGATCGTGTCCACAAAAGCgaaaatgatgaagaaggaAAGACtctaccaaaaaaaaaaaaaaaaagaaggaaagaaaacgGGAGAGAGATGGGATTAGTAGGgggaaataataataaagtaaacggccatcatcatcatcttgaTCTTTATCGTAAGTTCTAAGAAGAGGATTAAGGATTCTCATCTTCCGAATAAGTCAACAAAAAACAAGAGATTTTTTGTTTCAGTATTTGCTTCTGGTTTTGCAGACTGAGAGTGAGATGGGACTCTTATCACTTACATTCCATCCTTCTCCCGCTTTCAATCCCTCGATTTTTACGCTTCCTCCCCACCGCTGCCACCGCCCCTCTTCACTCGCCGTCAGAGCCACTTCCGCCGCCGGCACCCCGCAGCCTCTGCTCCAAGTCAATGACCTGAGGGCGAAGATCCTGGAATCCGGCGTCGAGATTCTCCACGGCGTCAACCTTACGGTCAACGAGGGAGAGGTTCACGCCATCATGGGAAAGAACGGTTCCGGGAAAAGCACTTTTGCTAAGGTACCTTCATTTCCTAAATTCTTTCATTTTTAGCTGAATTTTTAGTCTTCTGCTCAAGATGGTTGCTCAATTAAAGTCTACGCTATTCTGTGTATCGATGAAGAATTTTGATTACTGTAAAGCTAAGGAATTTATGATGCTATGGTATGCCATACATGGAATGAAAGTGAATAGGGAAAAGAAAAGAGTTGATTCGATTATTATGGATTTTCCTTTTGCAGGTTCTTGTGGGTCACCCTGATTATGAGGTTACTGGAGGCAGTGTTGTGTTCAAAGGGGAGAATTTGCTTGAAATGGAACCCGAGGAGCGGTCACTAGCTGGTCTTTTTATGAGTTTCCAGTCCCCTGTTGAGATTCCTGGTGTTTCTAATGATGAGTTTTTGGTCATGGCCTATAATGCACGGAGGCGAAAGCTTGGCCTCCCTGAGCTTGGACCACTCGAGGTGGGTCATCTTTTGTCTTATCGGGCTGTGCATGGTTCCAGTTGTTTCTGATATTGTTTGTTGAGCTGAATATGTGGTTCTGTCTTGCAGTGCTTCTCTTACCTGATGGAGAAACTCCAGCTTGTTAACATGAAGCCAGACTTCCTCAATAGGAATGTCAATGAAGGATTCAGTGGTGGAGAACGCAAACGCAATGAAATTTTGCAGCTTGCGGTACTGTTTAAGTCCTAGTTTCTTTATTGTAAGTTGTGATTGAATCATAAGTGTTTGTTCTGTCCTAACTTCTTTTACTCTTACCTCCATCCGTGGTGCAGGTTTTGGGGGCAGACTTGGCTATTCTGGACGAAATTGATTCTGGATTGGATGTTGATGCACTCAGAGATGTTGCAAATGCAGTCAATCGTATACGTGCCCCAAAGAATTCTTTGATGATGATAACTCACTATCGAAGAATACTGGATCTTTTAAATCCCACACATGTTCATGTTATGGTAAGTTGCGACTGATCTTCCACTCTATTATAAGTTTTGAACTTAAAGAGAATGGATAAGATTCAGAGTGAAGTTAGACAAGATTCCTTCTCCCTATTTTCTCATGAAGTTTAGAGAAAAATGTATCTTAGGTGTTGACACTTAGTATGAATGCACTCGTGCTGCAAAATAACACAAATGAACCTTTCCTATTATGAAATTTCAGGACAAAGGGAAAATTGCGAGGACAGGTGACATATCCATTGTAGAAACTATTGAGACTGAGGGATATGAAACAGTTGCAGCTTTGACCTAATAAATCTTGTAAGGGTATTATCTTGGTGTAAATTTGTTGTGCTTGTTCAATTTAAATTCACTTCTTATTCACCTTGTATTATAGATGTTCGCATTTCTCTTTTAGGAGCATTCTTGGAAATAGACAATATGTAATTAGGAGCAACGATTAACCATAATATATTAAGAGTAAAATTTATAGGCCTCACAAAAAATAGTCATCTAGAGCTTTCATTTCAGTCTGATATCTATATTCATTCTGACATGATATTGGTATATGACTGCATGTTAAGTACCTGTGAAAGTGTGAAACCGCACATTATTTAATGTTCATAAGTCATGCTTGATGTCCAACTAATATATTGGCATAAAGATTGCAATGTTAAAGAATTAgtatgtgtgtgtgtatgtatatatatatggattgGGCTATATTTTATACATTGAAATGAGTTTCTTAGTGTTGCTTTTCTCTGTTCCTATATGCTCTAAGATAAGAAAACTTAAACCTTGAAAGGTTGAATAACATTCCATAGTCTCTATTAGGACCCTTTTCTAGTTTTCtttatttgttaatattttatatattgaaAAATCAGTTGCTTTCAGAATCCTTTCTCTGTTCCAGTTTGCTAGaagatgagcaaaccttttgaAGGTTGAATCTCATTGCA is a window from the Arachis stenosperma cultivar V10309 chromosome 3, arast.V10309.gnm1.PFL2, whole genome shotgun sequence genome containing:
- the LOC130969221 gene encoding ABC transporter I family member 6, chloroplastic yields the protein MGLLSLTFHPSPAFNPSIFTLPPHRCHRPSSLAVRATSAAGTPQPLLQVNDLRAKILESGVEILHGVNLTVNEGEVHAIMGKNGSGKSTFAKVLVGHPDYEVTGGSVVFKGENLLEMEPEERSLAGLFMSFQSPVEIPGVSNDEFLVMAYNARRRKLGLPELGPLECFSYLMEKLQLVNMKPDFLNRNVNEGFSGGERKRNEILQLAVLGADLAILDEIDSGLDVDALRDVANAVNRIRAPKNSLMMITHYRRILDLLNPTHVHVMDKGKIARTGDISIVETIETEGYETVAALT